The Methanobacterium petrolearium genome contains the following window.
TGTTAATATTTCCAATATTTTTAGTTTGGTTCCGGAAATTTTTAGTTGTAATGGTGGTAATCTAACCACTTTCTCTCCAAAACAGGTGAAAATTCCGTTAACTCCTTCGCGGTTGGCTGCAAAATTTAAAAGAGGACCAATACCACCTGCACCATAAGCAACATAAACATCGCCATGAATTTTAGCCCCTCTAATAATGTCTAAAATCCGATTTAAAGCATCTTGAGGATCTTCAGTATCTATCCTGATTTCACCTCCTTTTAACAGAGCATCTAACTCGGTTTTTCGGTGTTTCCCATAGTGCAAGCTAATTAAGCCTTCTGGTTGAGTTTTCATAGAGACGTTGAACAGGCATTGCCCTCTTAAATTGGTGATTAAGGTTTTCATGAGATCATCTTCTAAGTGATGTTTTATTCATACCCTACACAATGATGTCTCA
Protein-coding sequences here:
- a CDS encoding helix-turn-helix domain-containing protein, with translation MKTLITNLRGQCLFNVSMKTQPEGLISLHYGKHRKTELDALLKGGEIRIDTEDPQDALNRILDIIRGAKIHGDVYVAYGAGGIGPLLNFAANREGVNGIFTCFGEKVVRLPPLQLKISGTKLKILEILTHNDLNAVEIGKKVEISRAMVYKHLNGLIDMGLVKRSNSMEKYSITDAGTLAML